In the Dendrosporobacter quercicolus genome, TACTGAACGCCGGAGCCCGTCTTCACCCAAATCGCGTTCGATAAATTCCCGTACCTCCCGGCCCCGCTCCCCTACCAGTGCGATTACACTAATATCGGCTTCCGTATTCCGGGCAATCATACCCAGCAAGGTGCTTTTCCCTACGCCGCTGCCGGCCATGATGCCGATTCTCTGTCCGCGCCCCAGCGTCAGCAGGCCGTCAATCGCCCGCACCCCCACCGATAGCTTTTCGGTTATTCTGCGGCGGGATAAAGGATGCGGCGGGGCAGCCTGCAAAGAATATTCAATATTTGAGGTAAGCGGGCCTTTGCCGTCAATGGGATTGCCCAAGCCATCCAAAATCCGCCCCAATAACTGCCGCCCCACAGTGACCTTCAGCGTCCGCTGAGCCGCGATCACTTCACAGCCAGGACCAATTCCATGCATTTCACCAATCGGCATCAGCAACACCCGGTTCTGCCTGAACCCCACAACTTCTGCCGGTACCGGCTGGCTGTTCGCAACGCGCGGACAGACATAACAGAGTTCGCCGAGATTTACATTTGGTCCCTGCGCTTCAATAACCAGCCCGATAATCTGCGTTATCTTACCATTCATTTTGATTGATTCCGCCTGATTGATTGCCTGCAGGTATTTATCAAAATCTATCATGGAGCAATATCCTGCAAGGTTTTTTCCAGCACTTCAAACTGGGTGCTCACTCTGGCGTCAACCGTCCCATTGGAGCTTTCAATCATGCAGCTGCCCGGCTCAATTGTCTGGTCAGGAGTAATCGTTAAAGCCTGCTCCTGCCCCAGAATCAATTGCAGGTCCCGGCGATTTTGCAATACCGGCTCGTAATCGGCAGAGTTCACCCGAAGGACAATCTGCTCCTGATCGCGCACCTTCTCCAAGGCCTTTTTCGCGATAGACAGGACTACTTCAGCCGTGTTTTCCAGTTCCCGGGCTAAAATTTTCCGTGCTACCGCCACAGCCAGTTCCACAATTTTTCCTTCTGCCGCGATAATACAATCCTTAGCTTCCCGTTCGGCCAATGCAATGATATCCTGGCTTTTTTTGACTGCGTCAAGCAAGGCCTGGTGCATTTCGGCTTGAGCAGCTTGCCGGCCTTCGGCATACCCGTTGTCATAGCCTTCCTGAAAGCCACGCTCTTGGGCCTGTTCGGCCAGACCTGCGCCTTTTTCTCCCGCTTCGGCAGTAAGGTGATCTGCTTTGGCCTCAGCCTGGGCAATCACTGCCGCTGCTTGTTCCCGGGCAGTTTGCAGAAATTCTTCCGCTTCCAACCGCAACTGGGCTGGCGAAGGCCCAGTGTCGTCAACAGGTTCGCTTGGCGCGCACACCGGACTATGCTGGATCACCCTTGGCAGGTCGCGCATGGCCACACTCTTGAGAATTTTAGGCAATGATCTCGTCCCCTTTACCACGTGAAACAACAATTTCACCTGATTCTTCAAGGCGTCTTATCACATTAACAATTTTTTGCTGTGCTTCTTCAACATCGCGGATCCGCACCGGCCCCATATACTCAATTTCCTCCCGCAGCATTTCCGAGGCCCGCTTGGACATGTTTTTATAAACCTTGCCGGCCACATCGGCTGATGAGGCTTTAAGCGCCAAAGCCAAATCCTTAGATTCAATTTCGCGCAGCACAAGCTGCAACGAGCGGTCGTCAAGCATGACAATATCTTCAAATACGAACATCCGGCGCTTGATTTCCTCCGCAAGCTCAGGATTTTGAACTTCTAAGTTCTCAATAATGGTTCGTTCAGTGGTCCGGTCAACCCGGTTAAGCACTTCCACAATAGACTCTACGCCGCCTGCAGTGGTAAAGTCCTGCGTAACCAGTGAAGATAATTTACGTTCCAGTATACGCTCGACATCCTTAAGAATATCCGGTGATGTCCGGTCCATGGTAGCGATGCGTTTGGCAACTTCCACCTGCCGGTCCGGCGACAACGCCGAAAGTATAGCGGCCGATTGATCAGGCAGCAGATAGGCCATAATCAAAGCAATGGTTTGAGGATGCTCATTCTGAATAAAGTTAAGCAATTGTGCCGGATCGGTTTTACGGGCAAAATCAAACGGTCTGATCTGCAGGCTGGAAGTCAGCCGGTTGATAATCGATATCGCCTTTTCCGAACCCAACGCTTTCTCCAGCACCTCTCTGGCATAGTCCAGACCGCCTGAAGACAAATATTCCTTGGCCATTGCCATCTGATGAAACTCGCTGATTACCTTATCTTTCATTTCCTGGGACACTTTACGTTGATTGGCAATTTCCAATGTAAGCTTTTCCATCTCATCTTCACGCAAATGCTTAAACACCTGCGCAGAAATTTCCGGTCCCAAAGCAATCAGTAATATTGCCGCCTTCTGTTTATTCGATATTTCATTCGACTGATACATTACGCCACCTACAACTCTTATTCATCTTCCAACCACACTTTAACCAATTGTGCAACAGCTTCGGGATTGGATTTGGCCATTTTTTCAATATCGCCGCGTTCACTGACCCGTTCCTGTTCTTCCGGCGACAGTTCTTCGGCACTGGCCTCTGCAAGCTCAGCCTGCATGATATCTGCAGCAATATATTCCCGTTCTGCTTCGGCTTCTTTGCGTTTGACATACCGCCGGCGGACAAAATACAATACCCCCGCTAAAGCGATAACCGCCAGCGCAACCTTGGTCCAAAAAGCGATGCTCTGTTGTCTGGCCAATTCCTGTTCTTCTTGCAACTGTCTGTCCAGCGAGGCCGTATTAAAGGCAATAGGTTCCACCGACACGACATCGCCCCGGGCAATATTCAGGCCGACAGCGGACGAAACCGCATTAGCCAGGCTGTCACGCTGCGCTCCGGTAATGGTTTCATCAACAAGCACCGCAACCGTTAACCTTCTGATTGATCCCGGCGCCGAAACTACTTTTTCCTTGGTTTCATTTATTTCATAATTCCTGGTGGCTTCTTTCTTCTCGTAATTGGACTGCGTGTTATTGTCGGCGACATAGCCAGGTATATTGGATGCCGTTCCGGCCGGCCCGCCCGGATTGAGTGAGTTGCCGCTGTAATTTTCGCTGGATTCCTGCGAACTTCTGATAATGCCTTTATCATCAACTACCGGTTCGAATACCTGACGATCCAGGGTCCGCTGATCAAAGTTCAACTCAACGCTCACTCGCGCCGCAGCTCTCCCGGCGCCAAGCACCTGATCCAGCAGGGTCTGTACATTTTTTTGCAGATCATCCTTAACTTTCCGGGTCATTTCCAACTGGGTCAGAGTGACAGCGCCTGACAGTTCATTTTCATTGGATTCATTCAGGATCTGACCCAAACTGTCCACAATTGTTATATTTTCCGGTTTTAACCCTTGTACGCTATGGGCGGCAAGATTGACGATTCCCTTAATGTGCTGCTTGCTCAGCTGCGCTGAAGGCCGAAGTTTAAGCATAATGGATGCGGTGGCCGGTTTTTCATTCTTTTTGTATAAACTGTCTTCCGGCAAAACGATATGTACCCTGGCTTTTTCAACTTCAGTCATTTGTTCGATTGTCCTGGTCAATTCCCCTTGCAATGCCTGTAAGAAATATACCTTGTTTTGGAACTCGGTAACACCGAACTTATTTTGATCAAAAATCTCGAATCCTTTATGACCGCGCGGCAAACCTAAGCTTGCCAATTCCAGCCGCACCTTATGCACATCCTTGGCTGAAACCAGAATCGCCGTACCATTAGCAGTTTCCTGAGGTTCATGAGTAATTTTCATTTCGTTAAGTTTTGCCGCTACTTCACCTGCGTCTCTAGCTTCCATCCCGGTAAACAAAGGAACAAGATCAGGCCGGCTGCCCCACCAGTAACTCCAAGCCAAAACAGCCAGAAAAACCAGAGCCGCAGATCCAATCATGATATAACGTTCCCTCACACCCAGCTTTTGCCAAAAGCGCAGAGACTGCTCTTTCCAGTCGGCCATCGTCTCCACCCTTTCAATTTATCACAAGAATCACTTTACATTTGCATACGCATAATTTCCTGGTATGCGTCAACAACTTTGTTACGCACTTGCATCGTTAACTGTAAAGCAACACTAGCTTTCTCAGCGGCGACGATCACCTGCGAAACATCTTCGACTTTTCCTGCCGCCAAGTCAATCGAGGCTTTCTCAGACTGAAGCTGCAGATGATTAACAGTCCCCAACGCTTCGCTCAAAAGCTGGGCAAAACCCTGACTTTCCGTTTTCCGACTCGAATCAGCAGTCTTTCCGCCATTTACCGGCGTTAAACTAAGAGGTTCTATACGCATTTATATACTCCTCACTATTTTCCAATTTCCAAGGCTTGCATCGCCATGTTTTTCGCTGCATTTACCGATGTAACATTGGCTTCATACGCCCGCGTCGCGGTAATCATATCCACCATCTCCGCAACAACATTTACATTGGGCATTTGGACATATCCCTCGGCATTTGCGTCCGGGTGACCAGGGTCGTAAACATTGCGCAGCGGCGATTGATCCGCAGTGATGCCGACCGCCCTGACACCTTGTCCTGACTCCAGCTGCTCCGAGAGAATTTGCGCAAATGAAGCCTGGCCGGCCCGCGGCTCAAACTGCACTACCTGGCGGCGATACGCTCCCCCGGCAGCTGTGCGGGTAGTATTTACATTGGCAATATTATTGGAAATCACATCCATTCGCAGCCGTTCCGCCGATAAGCCGGACGCAGCCGAATTAATGGCATCAAACATTCCCATTTCTAACCATTCCCTTCCTTAATCACAGATTTCAACCCGGAAAAATGACGGCTGAGCATTTGGGCAACTGAATTATAATAAATATTGTTTTTGGCAAGCTCCGCCATTTCAATATCAATATCCACATTGTTGCCGTCAGTCCGCATTGAGGTATCGCCGATGGTGTTTATT is a window encoding:
- a CDS encoding FliH/SctL family protein, with product MPKILKSVAMRDLPRVIQHSPVCAPSEPVDDTGPSPAQLRLEAEEFLQTAREQAAAVIAQAEAKADHLTAEAGEKGAGLAEQAQERGFQEGYDNGYAEGRQAAQAEMHQALLDAVKKSQDIIALAEREAKDCIIAAEGKIVELAVAVARKILARELENTAEVVLSIAKKALEKVRDQEQIVLRVNSADYEPVLQNRRDLQLILGQEQALTITPDQTIEPGSCMIESSNGTVDARVSTQFEVLEKTLQDIAP
- the fliG gene encoding flagellar motor switch protein FliG encodes the protein MYQSNEISNKQKAAILLIALGPEISAQVFKHLREDEMEKLTLEIANQRKVSQEMKDKVISEFHQMAMAKEYLSSGGLDYAREVLEKALGSEKAISIINRLTSSLQIRPFDFARKTDPAQLLNFIQNEHPQTIALIMAYLLPDQSAAILSALSPDRQVEVAKRIATMDRTSPDILKDVERILERKLSSLVTQDFTTAGGVESIVEVLNRVDRTTERTIIENLEVQNPELAEEIKRRMFVFEDIVMLDDRSLQLVLREIESKDLALALKASSADVAGKVYKNMSKRASEMLREEIEYMGPVRIRDVEEAQQKIVNVIRRLEESGEIVVSRGKGDEIIA
- the fliF gene encoding flagellar basal-body MS-ring/collar protein FliF, with product MADWKEQSLRFWQKLGVRERYIMIGSAALVFLAVLAWSYWWGSRPDLVPLFTGMEARDAGEVAAKLNEMKITHEPQETANGTAILVSAKDVHKVRLELASLGLPRGHKGFEIFDQNKFGVTEFQNKVYFLQALQGELTRTIEQMTEVEKARVHIVLPEDSLYKKNEKPATASIMLKLRPSAQLSKQHIKGIVNLAAHSVQGLKPENITIVDSLGQILNESNENELSGAVTLTQLEMTRKVKDDLQKNVQTLLDQVLGAGRAAARVSVELNFDQRTLDRQVFEPVVDDKGIIRSSQESSENYSGNSLNPGGPAGTASNIPGYVADNNTQSNYEKKEATRNYEINETKEKVVSAPGSIRRLTVAVLVDETITGAQRDSLANAVSSAVGLNIARGDVVSVEPIAFNTASLDRQLQEEQELARQQSIAFWTKVALAVIALAGVLYFVRRRYVKRKEAEAEREYIAADIMQAELAEASAEELSPEEQERVSERGDIEKMAKSNPEAVAQLVKVWLEDE
- the fliE gene encoding flagellar hook-basal body complex protein FliE, which codes for MRIEPLSLTPVNGGKTADSSRKTESQGFAQLLSEALGTVNHLQLQSEKASIDLAAGKVEDVSQVIVAAEKASVALQLTMQVRNKVVDAYQEIMRMQM
- the flgC gene encoding flagellar basal body rod protein FlgC; its protein translation is MGMFDAINSAASGLSAERLRMDVISNNIANVNTTRTAAGGAYRRQVVQFEPRAGQASFAQILSEQLESGQGVRAVGITADQSPLRNVYDPGHPDANAEGYVQMPNVNVVAEMVDMITATRAYEANVTSVNAAKNMAMQALEIGK